Part of the Lysobacter enzymogenes genome is shown below.
GCCGCCGCGACCGCCTGCGCCTGCGCATCGGCCGCTTCGATGCCGCGACGGATTCCGCCGGCCAGATCCAACGGATAGGACCAGTTGATGCCCAGCGCGTACGCCTGCGGCGACGAAGCGGGCACGTATCCTCCGGCATGACTCAGCGTGGCCGACGCCGTCGCGTCGGTGCGCAGCGAGCCTTGGGCGCGATACTCGAGCACGACCGCCGAGGCGCGCCGCAGGTTGGCGTCGGCCGCGCGCAGATCGGTGTTGGCGCGCAGCGCTTCGGCGACGTAGGCGTCGAGCCGCGGGTCGTCGTACAGCCGCCACCAGCGGTCCGCCGGCTCGGCCGATGTGTAGGCCGGATCCCGGCTCGATGCGAAAGCGCGCCCGGCCTGCGCCGAGGCCGCGACCGCGTCGGCCGGCAGGCGATAGTCCGGACCCGACACGCAAGCGGCCAGCGCCAGCGCCAGTGCGATCGCGACGATGCGCGCAGCCGTGGCGATCATTCGCAGCCTCCCGCCGCGCCCGCGGCGATGGTCACGCTCGCGGTCCTGCCGATGATCAGACGGGTTTGCGGCGAGGCGTCGTCGATGCGGATGCGCACCGGAATGCGTTGCGCCAGCCGCACCCACGAATAGGTCGGCGCGACGGCCGGCAGCAGGTTTTGCGTGTTCGCGCGCTGATCGTCGGCGATGCCGGCGGCGATGCTTTCCACATGCCCGCGCACCGCGCGCCCGTCGCCCATCAGCCGGGCGACCGCGGGGTCGCCTTCGTGGATGCAGCCGAGCTTGGTTTCCTCGAAGTAGCCCTCGATCCTGAGGCTGCGGGTATCGACCAGGGCCATGGCCTGCGCGCCCGGCTGCAGGAAATCGCCCGCATGCAGGTCGAGATTGGTCACGATGCCGTCGGTGCTGGCGCGCACTTCGGTCCGCCGCAGGTTCAACTGCGCCACCCGCTGGCCGGCGCGGGCCTCGGCCAGATTGGCCCGTTCCGTATCGACCTTGGCGGCGTTGCGCTCGCGCGTCTCGGCGGCGACCAGATCGCCCAGCGCGATGTCCCGCTTCGATTCGCGGCGGGCCAGATCGAGCGCGGCCTGGGCGCTGCGCACTTGCGCATCGGCTTTCTCCAGCGCGGCGGCGAGGCGCGGTTGGTCCAGCACCAACAGCAGGTCGCCGGCGGCGACGCGC
Proteins encoded:
- a CDS encoding biotin/lipoyl-binding protein, translated to MKHLLIVIGRWSATLGLFAVAVVAALSLWSRYEKRPWTRDGRVRADVVRVASDMGGLVTQVRVRDNQRVAAGDLLLVLDQPRLAAALEKADAQVRSAQAALDLARRESKRDIALGDLVAAETRERNAAKVDTERANLAEARAGQRVAQLNLRRTEVRASTDGIVTNLDLHAGDFLQPGAQAMALVDTRSLRIEGYFEETKLGCIHEGDPAVARLMGDGRAVRGHVESIAAGIADDQRANTQNLLPAVAPTYSWVRLAQRIPVRIRIDDASPQTRLIIGRTASVTIAAGAAGGCE